One Astatotilapia calliptera chromosome 1, fAstCal1.2, whole genome shotgun sequence DNA segment encodes these proteins:
- the ccne1 gene encoding G1/S-specific cyclin-E1 isoform X1 — MMCSRTRFAPTDASTAPTIMRGTREDTEAKSAPAEAPKHTTVRPRKRKADVAIVLPDLDEEVAEMTKKKQRECEPGWSPAADRVSPQRWISTPDQEECPLVPLVNASFPHYSFHTTCVTPVHHAPLPALCWASKDAVWNNMLEKDKSYTRDVHMMDKHPHLQPKMRAILLDWLMEVSEVYRLHRETYHLAQDYFDRFMATQRNVLKSTLQLIGITCLFIAAKVEEMYPPKVHQFAYVTDEACTEDEILSMEIIVMKELKWSLSPQTPVSWLNVYMQVAYLKDADELLLPRYPQATFTHIAELLDLCMLDVRCLEFSNGVLAASVLFHFSSLELVETVSALKRVEVEECVRWMVPFAMALREVGSSPMKTFPGISADDMHNIQTHAPYVTWLEKAYSYQEVELQCHGGCPVPSGVLTPPLSSEKTEEPDRGEATVVKIRASMESPPPQ; from the exons ATGATGTGCAGCCGGACTcg GTTTGCTCCCACGGACGCTTCCACGGCCCCGACTATAATGAGAGGAACACG GGAAGACACAGAAGCGAAGAGTGCTCCTGCCGAGGCCCCCAAACACACCACAGTCCGACCGAGGAAGAGGAAGGCAGATGTTGCTATT GTTTTACCGGATCTGGATGAGGAGGTAGCAGAGATGACGAAGAAGAAGCAGCGCGAGTGTGAG CCGGGCTGGAGTCCTGCAGCTGATCGCGTGAGTCCGCAGAGGTGGATCTCCACGCCTGATCAGGAGGAGTGCCCGCTCGTCCCCCTGGTCAACGCCAGCTTTCCTCATTACAGCTTCCACACCACATGTGTGACACCCGTGCACCACGCGCCACTGCCCGCGCTCTG CTGGGCCAGTAAGGACGCCGTGTGGAACAACATGCTGGAGAAGGACAAGTCCTACACCAGAGACGTCCACATGATGGACAAACATCCACACCTGCAGCCCAAGATGAGGGCCATCCTCCTGGACTGGCTCATGGAG gtgaGCGAGGTCTATAGGCTGCACAGGGAGACGTACCACCTCGCTCAGGACTACTTTGATCGCTTCATGGCCACCCAGAGGAACGTCCTCAAATCCACGCTGCAGCTCATCGGCATCACCTGCCTGTTCATTGCCGCCAAAGTCGAG GAGATGTATCCTCCCAAAGTCCACCAGTTTGCCTACGTGACAGACGAGGCCTGCACAGAAGACGAGATCCTCAGCATGGAGATCATCGTCATGAAG GAGCTGAAGTGGAGCCTGAGCCCACAGACTCCCGTGTCCTGGCTCAATGTTTACATGCAGGTGGCTTACCTGAAGGACGCGGACGAGCTCCTCCTCCCCAGATACCCGCAGGCCACCTTCACGCACATCGCAGAG TTGTTGGACCTGTGCATGCTGGACGTGCGCTGCCTCGAGTTTTCTAACGGCGTTCTCGCTGCTTCGGTGCTCTTTCACTTCTCGTCCCTGGAGCTGGTGGAGACCGTGTCAG CTCTGAAgagggtggaggtggaggagtgCGTGAGGTGGATGGTGCCGTTTGCGATGGCGCTGCGAGAGGTCGGCAGCTCGCCGATGAAAACTTTTCCGGGAATCTCTGCGGATGACATGCACAACATCCAGACACACGCCCCCTACGTGACCTGGCTG GAAAAGGCGTACTCCTACCAGGAGGTGGAGCTGCAGTGTCACGGCGGCTGCCCCGTCCCCTCGGGCGTCTTGACTCCGCCCCTGAGCAGCGAGAAGACCGAAGAGCCGGATCGAGGCGAGGCCACCGTGGTTAAGATCAGAGCCAGCATGGAGTCTCCGCCCCCCCAGTAG
- the ccne1 gene encoding G1/S-specific cyclin-E1 isoform X2 — MRGTREDTEAKSAPAEAPKHTTVRPRKRKADVAIVLPDLDEEVAEMTKKKQRECEPGWSPAADRVSPQRWISTPDQEECPLVPLVNASFPHYSFHTTCVTPVHHAPLPALCWASKDAVWNNMLEKDKSYTRDVHMMDKHPHLQPKMRAILLDWLMEVSEVYRLHRETYHLAQDYFDRFMATQRNVLKSTLQLIGITCLFIAAKVEEMYPPKVHQFAYVTDEACTEDEILSMEIIVMKELKWSLSPQTPVSWLNVYMQVAYLKDADELLLPRYPQATFTHIAELLDLCMLDVRCLEFSNGVLAASVLFHFSSLELVETVSALKRVEVEECVRWMVPFAMALREVGSSPMKTFPGISADDMHNIQTHAPYVTWLEKAYSYQEVELQCHGGCPVPSGVLTPPLSSEKTEEPDRGEATVVKIRASMESPPPQ; from the exons ATGAGAGGAACACG GGAAGACACAGAAGCGAAGAGTGCTCCTGCCGAGGCCCCCAAACACACCACAGTCCGACCGAGGAAGAGGAAGGCAGATGTTGCTATT GTTTTACCGGATCTGGATGAGGAGGTAGCAGAGATGACGAAGAAGAAGCAGCGCGAGTGTGAG CCGGGCTGGAGTCCTGCAGCTGATCGCGTGAGTCCGCAGAGGTGGATCTCCACGCCTGATCAGGAGGAGTGCCCGCTCGTCCCCCTGGTCAACGCCAGCTTTCCTCATTACAGCTTCCACACCACATGTGTGACACCCGTGCACCACGCGCCACTGCCCGCGCTCTG CTGGGCCAGTAAGGACGCCGTGTGGAACAACATGCTGGAGAAGGACAAGTCCTACACCAGAGACGTCCACATGATGGACAAACATCCACACCTGCAGCCCAAGATGAGGGCCATCCTCCTGGACTGGCTCATGGAG gtgaGCGAGGTCTATAGGCTGCACAGGGAGACGTACCACCTCGCTCAGGACTACTTTGATCGCTTCATGGCCACCCAGAGGAACGTCCTCAAATCCACGCTGCAGCTCATCGGCATCACCTGCCTGTTCATTGCCGCCAAAGTCGAG GAGATGTATCCTCCCAAAGTCCACCAGTTTGCCTACGTGACAGACGAGGCCTGCACAGAAGACGAGATCCTCAGCATGGAGATCATCGTCATGAAG GAGCTGAAGTGGAGCCTGAGCCCACAGACTCCCGTGTCCTGGCTCAATGTTTACATGCAGGTGGCTTACCTGAAGGACGCGGACGAGCTCCTCCTCCCCAGATACCCGCAGGCCACCTTCACGCACATCGCAGAG TTGTTGGACCTGTGCATGCTGGACGTGCGCTGCCTCGAGTTTTCTAACGGCGTTCTCGCTGCTTCGGTGCTCTTTCACTTCTCGTCCCTGGAGCTGGTGGAGACCGTGTCAG CTCTGAAgagggtggaggtggaggagtgCGTGAGGTGGATGGTGCCGTTTGCGATGGCGCTGCGAGAGGTCGGCAGCTCGCCGATGAAAACTTTTCCGGGAATCTCTGCGGATGACATGCACAACATCCAGACACACGCCCCCTACGTGACCTGGCTG GAAAAGGCGTACTCCTACCAGGAGGTGGAGCTGCAGTGTCACGGCGGCTGCCCCGTCCCCTCGGGCGTCTTGACTCCGCCCCTGAGCAGCGAGAAGACCGAAGAGCCGGATCGAGGCGAGGCCACCGTGGTTAAGATCAGAGCCAGCATGGAGTCTCCGCCCCCCCAGTAG